One genomic region from Anabaena sp. PCC 7108 encodes:
- the remA gene encoding extracellular matrix/biofilm regulator RemA — protein MDIQLINIGFGNIVSANRVVAIVSPESAPIKRIITDARDRGQLVDATYGRRTRAVIITDSSHVILSAIQPETVANRFVISRDHQTVDN, from the coding sequence ATGGACATTCAGTTAATCAACATAGGTTTTGGCAACATTGTCTCCGCCAATCGAGTAGTTGCCATTGTCAGTCCAGAGTCTGCCCCAATTAAGCGAATTATTACCGATGCCAGAGATAGAGGTCAACTGGTTGACGCAACCTATGGTCGCCGGACTAGGGCTGTAATTATAACTGATTCCAGCCACGTAATCTTATCAGCGATTCAGCCGGAAACGGTAGCAAATCGCTTTGTTATTTCCCGTGACCATCAGACAGTAGATAATTAA